From one Astatotilapia calliptera chromosome 10, fAstCal1.2, whole genome shotgun sequence genomic stretch:
- the LOC113030452 gene encoding solute carrier family 22 member 4-like isoform X2 produces the protein MRDYAETIGFLGQWGRFQQIVFFSLVATIMPNGFGAFTLVFLTDTPSHHCLVSGINLTEDWRKSVIPIKEVDGKQELSRCSRYRLDVVRNLSAQGYIPGRDVNLTDLEEEGCVDGWSYSKDIYESTIVSEFDLVCSNQWKQPFTSTVFFVGGLLGSFLSGQLSDRYGRKPVLFAALALQTVFTFAQVFSGSWIMFLIILFINGLGQMSNFVAALVLARLMPESPRWLLSRGRVEEAEAIIRTAAKWNKVQAPRIIFEDCGTEKMQTHSKEHYNVFDLLRQSSMRATTLILCFVLFTMIVGYYSLSFNTAQLHENPYISCFISAVVEIPAYISSWMALLYLPRRLSVILTLVFGAVPLYLIQLVPDDLSNLALALEMLGKYSITTGSSLMFAYTAELYPTVLRNTATGISNTVSRIGSCIAPLLLSLGMYYKYLPYIILGSLAVVAAFAALFLPESFKKPLPETIEQMQRRERVKCPCLTRNMTPVPVVPMDSSL, from the exons ATGAGAGATTATGCTGAAACCATTGGTTTTCTGGGGCAGTGGGGACGTTTCCAGCAAATTGTCTTCTTCTCGCTCGTTGCCACCATTATGCCAAATGGATTTGGTGCTTTCACTCTCGTTTTTCTGACTGATACACCGAGTCATCACTGCCTGGTATCTGGTATCAACCTCACTGAAGACTGGCGTAAAAGTGTCATCCCAATCAAA GAGGTGGATGGGAAACAGGAGCTGAGCAGATGCAGCAGATACAGGTTGGATGTGGTCAGAAATCTCTCTGCTCAGGGATACATTCCTGGCAGGGATGTCAACCTTACAGACCTGGAGGAGGAGGGCTGTGTAGATGGGTGGAGCTATAGCAAAGACATCTATGAATCCACTATAGTTTCTGAG TTTGACTTGGTGTGCAGTAACCAATGGAAGCAGCCGTTCACATCTACTGTTTTCTTCGTGGGAGGACTCCTTGGATCGTTCTTGTCAGGCCAGCTGTCAGACAG ATATGGCAGAAAACCCGTTCTTTTTGCAGCTTTGGCACTACAGACAGTTTTCACCTTTGCTCAAGTCTTTTCTGGTTCATGGATTATGTtcctcatcatcctcttcatcaaCGGTTTGGGACAGATGTCCAACTTTGTGGCTGCTCTTGTGTTGG CCAGGCTTATGCCAGAGTCTCCCCGGTGGTTGCTTTCTCGAGGCAGAGTTGAGGAAGCCGAGGCCATTATAAGAACTGCTGCTAAGTGGAACAAAGTTCAAGCTCCGAGGATCATCTTTGAAGACTGTGGT ACAGAAAAGATGCAGACACACTCCAAGGAGCATTACAATGTCTTTGACCTGCTGAGGCAGAGCAGCATGAGAGCCACAACACTCATCCTCTGCTTTGTGTT GTTCACTATGATTGTTGGCTACTATAGCCTGTCTTTCAATACAGCACAACTCCATGAAAACCCCTACATCAGTTGTTTCATCTCAGCAGTTGTAGAGATTCCAGCATACATTTCCAGCTGGATGGCTCTGCTATACCTTCCACGACGCCTGTCTGTGATCCTTACGTTGGTCTTCGGAGCCGTGCCACTCTACCTGATTCAACTTGTTCCAGATG aTCTATCAAATCTGGCTCTTGCACTGGAAATGCTGGGTAAGTATTCAATCACGACCGGTTCCTCCCTGATGTTCGCCTACACCGCAGAGCTTTACCCAACAGTGCTCAGAAACACAGCAACGGGGATAAGCAATACTGTTTCCAGAATTGGAAGTTGCATTGCCCCTTTATTGTTAAGTCTGG GTATGTATTATAAGTATCTACCTTATATTATATTGGGGAGTCTGGCTGTTGTGGCTGCCTTTGCAGctcttttccttccagagaGTTTTAAGAAACCTCTTCCTGAAACTATTGAACAAATGCAAAGACGAGAAAG GGTGAAGTGCCCATGTCTTACAAGAAATATGACGCCTGTACCTGTGGTACCAATGGACAGTTCACTATGA
- the LOC113030453 gene encoding solute carrier family 22 member 5-like isoform X2 has translation MQDYDEVTAFLGHWGHFQQSVFFLLCASVLPNGFGSFSLIFLTDIPRHHCLVPDINLTEDWHQAIIPMEMVNGKLELSRCRRYRLDVVKNLSAQGYIPGQDVNLTNLEQEGCVDGWSYSKDIYKSTIVSEFDLVCSEEWKQPFTSTVYFMGVLVGSFFSGQLSDRLIPESPRWLLSQGRVEEAENIVKYAAKKNKVEAPQVIFDDYDSPADKTQANERHSIFSLLRTANIRNTSIILCLVWFTLSTGYFGLSLNTSRLHADPFISCFISAAVEVPAYITSWLALQYLPRRLAVVSILLLGGVSLYFIQLVPHGLSYLSITLEMVGKFGITTGTALMFVYTAELFPTVLRNTATGMCTTVSRVGSCIAPFLLKLSQYFKYLPYITLGTLAVVSAFATVFLPESFGRPLPQTIEQMHKRERMKCPFITRKGQSKHVKIFESRL, from the exons ATGCAGGATTATGATGAAGTCACAGCATTTCTTGGTCACTGGGGACATTTCCAGCAAAGTGTTTTCTTCCTACTTTGTGCCAGCGTGTTGCCAAATGGATTTGGTTCTTTTTCCCTCATCTTCCTGACTGACATTCCCAGACACCACTGCCTGGTTCCTGATATTAACTTGACAGAAGACTGGCATCAAGCTATCATTCCAATGGAG ATGGTGAATGGGAAGCTGGAGCTGAGCAGATGTCGGAGATACAGGCTGGATGTGGTCAAAAATCTTTCAGCTCAGGGATATATTCCAGGCCAGGATGTTAATCTTACTAACCTGGAGCAAGAGGGGTGTGTTGATGGGTGGAGCTATAGCAAAGACATCTATAAATCCACTATAGTCTCTGAG TTTGACCTGGTGTGCAGTGAAGAGTGGAAGCAGCCGTTTACTTCCACAGTTTACTTCATGGGAGTTTTAGTTGGATCCTTTTTTTCAGGACAGCTGTCAGACAg GTTAATCCCAGAGTCTCCTCGGTGGCTGCTTTCACAGGGAAGagtggaggaagcagagaaCATAGTGAAATATGCTGCCAAGAAGAACAAAGTAGAGGCTCCACAGGTCATCTTTGATGATTACGATTCACCA GCAGATAAGACTCAGGCTAATGAACGTCACAGTATCTTCAGCCTGCTAAGGACTGCAAACATCAGAAACACATCGATCATTCTCTGCCTTGTGTG GTTCACTCTAAGTACTGGCTACTTTGGCTTATCCCTAAATACATCTCGACTCCATGCCGATCCATTTATCAGCTGTTTCATCTCAGCAGCCGTGGAGGTTCCAGCATACATTACCAGCTGGCTGGCTTTGCAATACCTTCCACGACGACTCGCTGTCGTAAGCATCTTGCTCCTTGGAGGAGTATCACTGTATTTCATTCAACTTGTGCCTCATG gtcTATCATATCTGTCTATTACTCTAGAGATGGTGGGAAAATTTGGTATTACCACCGGTACTGCCCTGATGTTTGTATATACAGCAGAACTGTTCCCAACAGTACTCAGGAATACTGCAACAGGAATGTGTACTACTGTATCCAGAGTGGGAAGCTGTATTGCACCATTTTTGTTAAAGCTGA GTCAGTACTTTAAATATCTGCCTTATATTACACTGGGGACTCTTGCTGTTGTGTCTGCCTTCGCTACTGTGTTCCTACCAGAGAGTTTCGGACGGCCTTTGCCTCAAACTATTGAACAGATGCATAAAAGAGAAAG AATGAAATGTCCCTTCATTACTAGAAAAGGACAATCAAAACACGTGAAGATTTTTGAAAGTCGACTATGA
- the LOC113030452 gene encoding solute carrier family 22 member 5-like isoform X1, translated as MRDYAETIGFLGQWGRFQQIVFFSLVATIMPNGFGAFTLVFLTDTPSHHCLVSGINLTEDWRKSVIPIKEVDGKQELSRCSRYRLDVVRNLSAQGYIPGRDVNLTDLEEEGCVDGWSYSKDIYESTIVSEFDLVCSNQWKQPFTSTVFFVGGLLGSFLSGQLSDRYGRKPVLFAALALQTVFTFAQVFSGSWIMFLIILFINGLGQMSNFVAALVLGSEVLTGKVRVLYSSLGTCLGFAIGYMILPLLAYFLRDWKSLSLALSLPCVAYVPFWWLMPESPRWLLSRGRVEEAEAIIRTAAKWNKVQAPRIIFEDCGTEKMQTHSKEHYNVFDLLRQSSMRATTLILCFVLFTMIVGYYSLSFNTAQLHENPYISCFISAVVEIPAYISSWMALLYLPRRLSVILTLVFGAVPLYLIQLVPDDLSNLALALEMLGKYSITTGSSLMFAYTAELYPTVLRNTATGISNTVSRIGSCIAPLLLSLGMYYKYLPYIILGSLAVVAAFAALFLPESFKKPLPETIEQMQRRERVKCPCLTRNMTPVPVVPMDSSL; from the exons ATGAGAGATTATGCTGAAACCATTGGTTTTCTGGGGCAGTGGGGACGTTTCCAGCAAATTGTCTTCTTCTCGCTCGTTGCCACCATTATGCCAAATGGATTTGGTGCTTTCACTCTCGTTTTTCTGACTGATACACCGAGTCATCACTGCCTGGTATCTGGTATCAACCTCACTGAAGACTGGCGTAAAAGTGTCATCCCAATCAAA GAGGTGGATGGGAAACAGGAGCTGAGCAGATGCAGCAGATACAGGTTGGATGTGGTCAGAAATCTCTCTGCTCAGGGATACATTCCTGGCAGGGATGTCAACCTTACAGACCTGGAGGAGGAGGGCTGTGTAGATGGGTGGAGCTATAGCAAAGACATCTATGAATCCACTATAGTTTCTGAG TTTGACTTGGTGTGCAGTAACCAATGGAAGCAGCCGTTCACATCTACTGTTTTCTTCGTGGGAGGACTCCTTGGATCGTTCTTGTCAGGCCAGCTGTCAGACAG ATATGGCAGAAAACCCGTTCTTTTTGCAGCTTTGGCACTACAGACAGTTTTCACCTTTGCTCAAGTCTTTTCTGGTTCATGGATTATGTtcctcatcatcctcttcatcaaCGGTTTGGGACAGATGTCCAACTTTGTGGCTGCTCTTGTGTTGG GTTCTGAGGTCTTAACTGGCAAAGTGCGTGTCCTTTACTCATCTTTGGGCACATGTCTAGGCTTTGCTATTGGATACATGATACTTCCACTCTTAGCATACTTTTTAAGGGACTGGAAATCACTGTCATTGGCTTTATCTTTGCCTTGTGTGGCCTACGTCCCCTTTTGGTG GCTTATGCCAGAGTCTCCCCGGTGGTTGCTTTCTCGAGGCAGAGTTGAGGAAGCCGAGGCCATTATAAGAACTGCTGCTAAGTGGAACAAAGTTCAAGCTCCGAGGATCATCTTTGAAGACTGTGGT ACAGAAAAGATGCAGACACACTCCAAGGAGCATTACAATGTCTTTGACCTGCTGAGGCAGAGCAGCATGAGAGCCACAACACTCATCCTCTGCTTTGTGTT GTTCACTATGATTGTTGGCTACTATAGCCTGTCTTTCAATACAGCACAACTCCATGAAAACCCCTACATCAGTTGTTTCATCTCAGCAGTTGTAGAGATTCCAGCATACATTTCCAGCTGGATGGCTCTGCTATACCTTCCACGACGCCTGTCTGTGATCCTTACGTTGGTCTTCGGAGCCGTGCCACTCTACCTGATTCAACTTGTTCCAGATG aTCTATCAAATCTGGCTCTTGCACTGGAAATGCTGGGTAAGTATTCAATCACGACCGGTTCCTCCCTGATGTTCGCCTACACCGCAGAGCTTTACCCAACAGTGCTCAGAAACACAGCAACGGGGATAAGCAATACTGTTTCCAGAATTGGAAGTTGCATTGCCCCTTTATTGTTAAGTCTGG GTATGTATTATAAGTATCTACCTTATATTATATTGGGGAGTCTGGCTGTTGTGGCTGCCTTTGCAGctcttttccttccagagaGTTTTAAGAAACCTCTTCCTGAAACTATTGAACAAATGCAAAGACGAGAAAG GGTGAAGTGCCCATGTCTTACAAGAAATATGACGCCTGTACCTGTGGTACCAATGGACAGTTCACTATGA
- the LOC113030453 gene encoding solute carrier family 22 member 5-like isoform X1 → MQDYDEVTAFLGHWGHFQQSVFFLLCASVLPNGFGSFSLIFLTDIPRHHCLVPDINLTEDWHQAIIPMEMVNGKLELSRCRRYRLDVVKNLSAQGYIPGQDVNLTNLEQEGCVDGWSYSKDIYKSTIVSEFDLVCSEEWKQPFTSTVYFMGVLVGSFFSGQLSDRFGRKPVLFLTMALQTLFTFVQIFSSSWTVFCILLFISGLGQISNYVSAFVLGTEIFTGNVRVLFSSMGVCLAFAFGFMMLPLFAYFLRDWTYLLLGISLPGLLYFPLWWLIPESPRWLLSQGRVEEAENIVKYAAKKNKVEAPQVIFDDYDSPADKTQANERHSIFSLLRTANIRNTSIILCLVWFTLSTGYFGLSLNTSRLHADPFISCFISAAVEVPAYITSWLALQYLPRRLAVVSILLLGGVSLYFIQLVPHGLSYLSITLEMVGKFGITTGTALMFVYTAELFPTVLRNTATGMCTTVSRVGSCIAPFLLKLSQYFKYLPYITLGTLAVVSAFATVFLPESFGRPLPQTIEQMHKRERMKCPFITRKGQSKHVKIFESRL, encoded by the exons ATGCAGGATTATGATGAAGTCACAGCATTTCTTGGTCACTGGGGACATTTCCAGCAAAGTGTTTTCTTCCTACTTTGTGCCAGCGTGTTGCCAAATGGATTTGGTTCTTTTTCCCTCATCTTCCTGACTGACATTCCCAGACACCACTGCCTGGTTCCTGATATTAACTTGACAGAAGACTGGCATCAAGCTATCATTCCAATGGAG ATGGTGAATGGGAAGCTGGAGCTGAGCAGATGTCGGAGATACAGGCTGGATGTGGTCAAAAATCTTTCAGCTCAGGGATATATTCCAGGCCAGGATGTTAATCTTACTAACCTGGAGCAAGAGGGGTGTGTTGATGGGTGGAGCTATAGCAAAGACATCTATAAATCCACTATAGTCTCTGAG TTTGACCTGGTGTGCAGTGAAGAGTGGAAGCAGCCGTTTACTTCCACAGTTTACTTCATGGGAGTTTTAGTTGGATCCTTTTTTTCAGGACAGCTGTCAGACAg ATTTGGAAGAAAGCCAGTTCTGTTTCTGACCATGGCACTTCAGACTCTTTTCACTTTTGTTCAAATCTTCTCATCATCTTGGACAGTGTTCTGCATCCTCCTGTTCATCAGTGGTTTGGGACAAATCTCTAACTATGTTTCTGCTTTTGTGCTCG gcaCTGAAATCTTCACTGGCAATGTGCGGGTCCTTTTCTCATCCATGGGTGTATGTCTTGCCTTTGCCTTTGGCTTTATGatgcttcctctctttgcctACTTTTTAAGGGACTGGACATATCTCCTGTTAGGTATATCTCTCCCTGGCCTTCTCTACTTTCCTCTTTGGTG GTTAATCCCAGAGTCTCCTCGGTGGCTGCTTTCACAGGGAAGagtggaggaagcagagaaCATAGTGAAATATGCTGCCAAGAAGAACAAAGTAGAGGCTCCACAGGTCATCTTTGATGATTACGATTCACCA GCAGATAAGACTCAGGCTAATGAACGTCACAGTATCTTCAGCCTGCTAAGGACTGCAAACATCAGAAACACATCGATCATTCTCTGCCTTGTGTG GTTCACTCTAAGTACTGGCTACTTTGGCTTATCCCTAAATACATCTCGACTCCATGCCGATCCATTTATCAGCTGTTTCATCTCAGCAGCCGTGGAGGTTCCAGCATACATTACCAGCTGGCTGGCTTTGCAATACCTTCCACGACGACTCGCTGTCGTAAGCATCTTGCTCCTTGGAGGAGTATCACTGTATTTCATTCAACTTGTGCCTCATG gtcTATCATATCTGTCTATTACTCTAGAGATGGTGGGAAAATTTGGTATTACCACCGGTACTGCCCTGATGTTTGTATATACAGCAGAACTGTTCCCAACAGTACTCAGGAATACTGCAACAGGAATGTGTACTACTGTATCCAGAGTGGGAAGCTGTATTGCACCATTTTTGTTAAAGCTGA GTCAGTACTTTAAATATCTGCCTTATATTACACTGGGGACTCTTGCTGTTGTGTCTGCCTTCGCTACTGTGTTCCTACCAGAGAGTTTCGGACGGCCTTTGCCTCAAACTATTGAACAGATGCATAAAAGAGAAAG AATGAAATGTCCCTTCATTACTAGAAAAGGACAATCAAAACACGTGAAGATTTTTGAAAGTCGACTATGA
- the LOC113030452 gene encoding solute carrier family 22 member 5-like isoform X3: MRDYAETIGFLGQWGRFQQIVFFSLVATIMPNGFGAFTLVFLTDTPSHHCLVSGINLTEDWRKSVIPIKEVDGKQELSRCSRYRLDVVRNLSAQGYIPGRDVNLTDLEEEGCVDGWSYSKDIYESTIVSEFDLVCSNQWKQPFTSTVFFVGGLLGSFLSGQLSDRYGRKPVLFAALALQTVFTFAQVFSGSWIMFLIILFINGLGQMSNFVAALVLGSEVLTGKVRVLYSSLGTCLGFAIGYMILPLLAYFLRDWKSLSLALSLPCVAYVPFWWLMPESPRWLLSRGRVEEAEAIIRTAAKWNKVQAPRIIFEDCGTEKMQTHSKEHYNVFDLLRQSSMRATTLILCFVLFTMIVGYYSLSFNTAQLHENPYISCFISAVVEIPAYISSWMALLYLPRRLSVILTLVFGAVPLYLIQLVPDDLSNLALALEMLGKYSITTGSSLMFAYTAELYPTVLRNTATGISNTVSRIGSCIAPLLLSLGECID, encoded by the exons ATGAGAGATTATGCTGAAACCATTGGTTTTCTGGGGCAGTGGGGACGTTTCCAGCAAATTGTCTTCTTCTCGCTCGTTGCCACCATTATGCCAAATGGATTTGGTGCTTTCACTCTCGTTTTTCTGACTGATACACCGAGTCATCACTGCCTGGTATCTGGTATCAACCTCACTGAAGACTGGCGTAAAAGTGTCATCCCAATCAAA GAGGTGGATGGGAAACAGGAGCTGAGCAGATGCAGCAGATACAGGTTGGATGTGGTCAGAAATCTCTCTGCTCAGGGATACATTCCTGGCAGGGATGTCAACCTTACAGACCTGGAGGAGGAGGGCTGTGTAGATGGGTGGAGCTATAGCAAAGACATCTATGAATCCACTATAGTTTCTGAG TTTGACTTGGTGTGCAGTAACCAATGGAAGCAGCCGTTCACATCTACTGTTTTCTTCGTGGGAGGACTCCTTGGATCGTTCTTGTCAGGCCAGCTGTCAGACAG ATATGGCAGAAAACCCGTTCTTTTTGCAGCTTTGGCACTACAGACAGTTTTCACCTTTGCTCAAGTCTTTTCTGGTTCATGGATTATGTtcctcatcatcctcttcatcaaCGGTTTGGGACAGATGTCCAACTTTGTGGCTGCTCTTGTGTTGG GTTCTGAGGTCTTAACTGGCAAAGTGCGTGTCCTTTACTCATCTTTGGGCACATGTCTAGGCTTTGCTATTGGATACATGATACTTCCACTCTTAGCATACTTTTTAAGGGACTGGAAATCACTGTCATTGGCTTTATCTTTGCCTTGTGTGGCCTACGTCCCCTTTTGGTG GCTTATGCCAGAGTCTCCCCGGTGGTTGCTTTCTCGAGGCAGAGTTGAGGAAGCCGAGGCCATTATAAGAACTGCTGCTAAGTGGAACAAAGTTCAAGCTCCGAGGATCATCTTTGAAGACTGTGGT ACAGAAAAGATGCAGACACACTCCAAGGAGCATTACAATGTCTTTGACCTGCTGAGGCAGAGCAGCATGAGAGCCACAACACTCATCCTCTGCTTTGTGTT GTTCACTATGATTGTTGGCTACTATAGCCTGTCTTTCAATACAGCACAACTCCATGAAAACCCCTACATCAGTTGTTTCATCTCAGCAGTTGTAGAGATTCCAGCATACATTTCCAGCTGGATGGCTCTGCTATACCTTCCACGACGCCTGTCTGTGATCCTTACGTTGGTCTTCGGAGCCGTGCCACTCTACCTGATTCAACTTGTTCCAGATG aTCTATCAAATCTGGCTCTTGCACTGGAAATGCTGGGTAAGTATTCAATCACGACCGGTTCCTCCCTGATGTTCGCCTACACCGCAGAGCTTTACCCAACAGTGCTCAGAAACACAGCAACGGGGATAAGCAATACTGTTTCCAGAATTGGAAGTTGCATTGCCCCTTTATTGTTAAGTCTGGGTGAGTGCATTGATTAA